A single region of the Lycium barbarum isolate Lr01 chromosome 2, ASM1917538v2, whole genome shotgun sequence genome encodes:
- the LOC132624299 gene encoding uncharacterized protein LOC132624299 codes for MAPAELRDLKEKLQDLLSKGFIRPTYYEVAGGTRKRRIYGLGSQAQSYYGPNLCVNFAFNASASAAPSTSQSAPTENMEELVMRLIPTLTDRLLPLFIEKARGVISSPSHHPNTPVDKPSIVTPIVPPPPTANVDDVDPLVSDDDRSPSPMH; via the exons atggctccggcagagttgagagACTTGAAGGAGAAGTTGCAAGACTTGTTGagcaaaggatttattagaccca CATATTACGAAGTTGCTGGGGGGACAAGGAAGAgaagaatatatggtcttggatctcaAGCACAAAGTTATTATGGGCCGAATCTTTGCGTCAATTTTGCCTTTAATGCTTCAGCATCAGCAGCACCTTCAACTTCTCAATCAGCACCTacagaaaatatggaggagttAGTGATGCGATTGATTCCTACACTGACTGATCGCTTGCTTCCTTTATTTATTGAGAAGGCACGCGGAGTGATTTCTTCACCATCACATCATCCAAATACTCCCGTCGACAAACCATCAATTGTGACACCCATAGTGCCTCCTCCTCCTACTGCTAACGTTGACGATGTTGATCCTTTAGTTTCTGATGATGATCGTAGTCCTTCACCCATGCATTAG